In a single window of the Biomphalaria glabrata chromosome 13, xgBioGlab47.1, whole genome shotgun sequence genome:
- the LOC106070075 gene encoding uncharacterized protein LOC106070075 isoform X2, which yields MPRETKSENLQKPPAGKSSVGKKLCIILVIIALVAVENAVLLLVFKLPKSEEGTTSATTAATTKEQTKSTTPMDDKKYMLSSTPNSTKAHGQGEDEMGTTGTPRPFMYETSMGQEETHMPSVAEITFKQPDTAKPFSEEMTAMQGNAYNPSVENTTAQAHEMTEAGNTTKSSVMQETTE from the exons ATGCCAAGAGAAACAAAGTCTGAAAACCTACAAAAACCTCCCGCTGG AAAATCTAGTGTCGGTAAAAAACTGTGCATTATTCTTGTCATTATCGCCCTTGTTGCGGTGGAGAACGCTGTCCTGCTTCTGGTTTTCAAACTACCAAAGAGCGAAGAAGGTACCACAAGTGCTACAACTGCAGCGACTACTAAAGAACAGACCAAGAGCACGACTCCTATGGATGATAAAAAGTACATGCTGTCTTCCACTCCAAACAGTACTAAAGCTCATGGCCAAG GTGAAGATGAAATGGGGACAACAGGAACGCCCAGGCCTTTTATGTATGAGACAAGTATGGGTCAAGAGGAAACACACATGCCTTCGGTAGCGGAGATCACTTTCAAGCAACCAGATACGGCCAAGCCTTTTTCTGAGGAGATGACTGCCATGCAAGGAAATGCGTACAATCCTTCTGTTGAGAATACGACTGCCCAGGCACATGAAA tgACTGAAGCTGGAAATACCACCAAGTCCTCCGTAATGCAAGAAACAA CTGAATGA
- the LOC106070075 gene encoding uncharacterized protein LOC106070075 isoform X1, translating into MVMESAIVSPPLPSDLDMAAEIVEAKNKRNAKQVASPQMPRETKSENLQKPPAGKSSVGKKLCIILVIIALVAVENAVLLLVFKLPKSEEGTTSATTAATTKEQTKSTTPMDDKKYMLSSTPNSTKAHGQGEDEMGTTGTPRPFMYETSMGQEETHMPSVAEITFKQPDTAKPFSEEMTAMQGNAYNPSVENTTAQAHEMTEAGNTTKSSVMQETTE; encoded by the exons ATGGTCATGGAGTCTGCTATAGTAAGTCCACCCCTGCCTTCTGATCTTGATATGGCCGCTGAAATAGTGGAAGCAAAAAACAAACGAAATGC CAAGCAGGTCGCCTCCCCCCAGATGCCAAGAGAAACAAAGTCTGAAAACCTACAAAAACCTCCCGCTGG AAAATCTAGTGTCGGTAAAAAACTGTGCATTATTCTTGTCATTATCGCCCTTGTTGCGGTGGAGAACGCTGTCCTGCTTCTGGTTTTCAAACTACCAAAGAGCGAAGAAGGTACCACAAGTGCTACAACTGCAGCGACTACTAAAGAACAGACCAAGAGCACGACTCCTATGGATGATAAAAAGTACATGCTGTCTTCCACTCCAAACAGTACTAAAGCTCATGGCCAAG GTGAAGATGAAATGGGGACAACAGGAACGCCCAGGCCTTTTATGTATGAGACAAGTATGGGTCAAGAGGAAACACACATGCCTTCGGTAGCGGAGATCACTTTCAAGCAACCAGATACGGCCAAGCCTTTTTCTGAGGAGATGACTGCCATGCAAGGAAATGCGTACAATCCTTCTGTTGAGAATACGACTGCCCAGGCACATGAAA tgACTGAAGCTGGAAATACCACCAAGTCCTCCGTAATGCAAGAAACAA CTGAATGA